In a genomic window of Ralstonia nicotianae:
- a CDS encoding methyl-accepting chemotaxis protein, producing MLARLTIRTRLVLTVSILFLLALLIGVAGLLGLRDANGAHEETYRNQFPSALALGESDLSLTRARTALDKAMLYPEDKDAMQLLDRTEELITRSDAAWKKYLALPHGDEETRLSKEVGTKREAAAGSLRDIIKALRASDRVAADAIMDKRVSKSFREANDASQALGKQQLTFSKANFDDSQQAYARIRNLVIAAIVLALVVSAGCAWLLLRAIVGPLNATLAQFDRIAAGDLTQPVRIDRRDEMGHLLEGLARMQAALTDTVRRVRHGSESIGAATKQIAAGNADLSQRTEGQASSLEETASSMEEMTSIVRQNADNARQASQLADSASAVASQGGAVVTDVVATMREISASSRTVSEIIGVIDGIAFQTNILALNAAVEAARAGEQGRGFAVVAGEVRSLAQRSAAAAKEIKEMIEASLAKVDTGSKLAEQAGSTMENIVTSIRRVTDIMGEIAAASSEQSSGIEQVNKAVTLMDEATQQNAALVEQAAAAAESLEEQAQALNEAIAAFRLA from the coding sequence ATGCTCGCTCGCCTGACGATACGCACCCGACTGGTCCTCACGGTTTCCATTCTGTTCCTGCTGGCCTTGCTGATCGGCGTGGCCGGGCTGCTTGGCCTGCGCGACGCGAACGGCGCGCACGAAGAGACCTACCGCAACCAGTTCCCGTCGGCGCTCGCGCTGGGCGAATCCGACCTCAGCCTGACCCGCGCCCGCACGGCGCTCGACAAGGCGATGCTGTATCCGGAAGACAAGGACGCGATGCAGTTGCTGGACCGCACCGAAGAGCTGATCACCCGCTCCGACGCGGCCTGGAAGAAATACCTGGCGCTGCCGCACGGCGACGAAGAAACGCGGCTGTCCAAGGAGGTCGGCACCAAGCGCGAAGCGGCGGCCGGCAGCCTGCGCGACATCATCAAGGCGCTGCGCGCGAGCGACCGGGTCGCGGCCGACGCCATCATGGACAAGCGCGTTTCCAAGTCCTTCCGCGAGGCCAACGACGCCAGCCAGGCGCTCGGCAAGCAGCAGCTGACGTTCTCCAAGGCCAATTTCGACGATTCCCAGCAGGCCTACGCGCGCATCCGCAATCTGGTGATCGCGGCCATCGTGCTCGCGCTGGTGGTGTCGGCCGGATGCGCGTGGCTGCTGCTGCGCGCCATCGTCGGGCCGCTGAATGCCACGCTGGCGCAGTTCGACCGCATTGCCGCCGGCGACCTGACGCAGCCCGTGCGCATCGACCGCCGCGATGAGATGGGCCACCTGCTGGAGGGTCTCGCCCGCATGCAGGCCGCGCTGACGGACACGGTGCGCCGGGTGCGCCATGGCTCGGAATCGATCGGCGCGGCTACCAAGCAGATCGCCGCCGGCAACGCCGACCTGTCGCAGCGCACCGAAGGGCAGGCGAGCTCGCTGGAAGAGACGGCGTCGAGCATGGAGGAGATGACCTCGATCGTGCGCCAGAACGCCGACAACGCCCGCCAGGCCAGCCAACTGGCCGATAGCGCCTCGGCGGTCGCCAGCCAGGGCGGCGCCGTGGTGACCGACGTGGTGGCGACCATGCGCGAGATCAGCGCGTCGTCGCGCACGGTGTCGGAGATCATCGGCGTGATCGACGGCATTGCGTTCCAGACCAACATCCTGGCGCTCAACGCCGCGGTGGAGGCCGCCCGCGCCGGCGAGCAGGGCCGCGGCTTCGCGGTCGTGGCCGGCGAGGTGCGCAGCCTGGCGCAGCGCAGCGCCGCGGCCGCCAAAGAGATCAAGGAGATGATCGAAGCCTCGCTCGCCAAGGTCGACACCGGCAGCAAGCTGGCCGAGCAGGCCGGCAGCACCATGGAAAACATCGTCACCTCCATCCGCCGCGTGACGGACATCATGGGCGAGATCGCCGCGGCCTCCAGCGAGCAGAGCTCGGGCATCGAGCAGGTCAACAAGGCGGTCACGCTGATGGACGAAGCCACCCAGCAGAACGCCGCGCTGGTCGAGCAGGCCGCCGCCGCGGCCGAATCGCTGGAAGAGCAGGCGCAGGCGCTGAACGAGGCGATCGCGGCCTTCCGGCTGGCCTGA
- a CDS encoding MgtC/SapB family protein: MTLQAVAQFNAATLLDSFISLAAAFGLGSLIGFERQVRQRTAGLRTNALVAVSASAFVDMAAQIGSPADTTRVIAYVVSGVGFLGAGTIMKEGLNVRGLNTAATLWGSAAVGAAAGSDLLGQALMISLFVLASNILLRPVVDRINRTPLDNQASEVTYTVHAISTRERQKDALADLERLLEEASYPISDLSVAPFGEDHVELEAMLMSTAVNAGELDRIVGALAAQPHIAQAYWNPSTTE, encoded by the coding sequence ATGACGCTGCAAGCCGTTGCCCAATTCAACGCCGCCACCCTGCTGGATTCTTTTATCAGCCTGGCGGCCGCCTTCGGGCTCGGCTCGCTGATCGGCTTTGAGCGGCAGGTGCGCCAGCGCACGGCCGGCCTGCGCACCAACGCGCTGGTGGCGGTGTCGGCATCGGCCTTCGTCGACATGGCCGCGCAGATCGGCTCGCCCGCCGATACCACCCGCGTGATCGCCTACGTGGTCTCGGGCGTGGGCTTTCTGGGCGCCGGCACGATCATGAAGGAAGGGCTGAACGTGCGCGGCCTGAACACCGCCGCCACGCTGTGGGGCTCGGCCGCCGTGGGCGCGGCGGCGGGCTCGGACCTGCTCGGCCAGGCCCTGATGATCTCGCTGTTCGTGCTGGCCTCGAACATCCTGCTGCGGCCCGTGGTCGACCGCATCAACCGCACGCCGCTGGACAATCAGGCCAGCGAAGTCACCTACACCGTGCACGCCATCTCCACGCGCGAGCGCCAGAAAGACGCGCTCGCCGACCTGGAGCGCCTGCTGGAAGAGGCCAGCTACCCGATCAGCGATCTCTCGGTCGCGCCGTTCGGCGAGGACCACGTGGAGCTGGAGGCCATGCTGATGTCGACCGCCGTCAATGCCGGCGAGCTGGACCGGATCGTCGGCGCGCTGGCCGCGCAGCCGCATATCGCGCAGGCGTACTGGAACCCCAGCACCACCGAGTAA
- a CDS encoding aldehyde dehydrogenase family protein, producing the protein MQQRDTLFINGQWVAPQGKGTIDVIHSTTEAVMGTIPEGSAADAEAAVAAARAAFDGWAATPAPKRAEIILKIADGLKARSEALAELIAGEVGMPIKLARAIQVGSPVFNWGHFAKLLGAFPFEARVGNSLVVREPVGVVGAITPWNYPLHQITLKVAPALAAGCTVVLKPSEVAPLNAFVLAEVIEAAGLPPGVFNLVTGYGPVVGEVLASHPEVDMVSFTGSTRAGKRVAELASQTVKRVALELGGKSAAVVLDDADLAAAVKGTLSACFLNSGQTCSAHTRLLVPRARYEEVKALAKQFAATYVPGDPAQETTRLGPLISAAQRDRVLGYIRKGLEEGAELIVGGPEKPEGVSTGYFVRPTVLGNVKPSDTVAREEIFGPVLTILCYDDEEEAIRIANDSIYGLAGGVWSGDEARAMRVARRIRTGQVDINGGPFNMLAPFGGYKQSGNGREQGQYGLEEFLEYKALQLKPAQAT; encoded by the coding sequence ATGCAGCAACGCGACACACTGTTCATCAACGGCCAATGGGTGGCGCCGCAGGGCAAGGGCACCATCGACGTGATCCATTCGACGACCGAAGCCGTGATGGGGACCATCCCCGAAGGCAGTGCCGCCGATGCCGAAGCCGCCGTGGCGGCTGCCCGCGCGGCGTTCGACGGCTGGGCGGCCACGCCGGCGCCCAAGCGCGCCGAAATCATCCTGAAGATCGCCGACGGCCTGAAAGCCCGCAGCGAGGCGCTCGCCGAGCTGATCGCCGGGGAGGTCGGCATGCCGATCAAGCTGGCGCGCGCGATCCAGGTCGGCAGCCCGGTCTTCAACTGGGGCCACTTCGCCAAGCTGCTCGGCGCGTTCCCGTTCGAAGCGCGCGTCGGCAACTCGCTGGTGGTGCGCGAGCCGGTGGGTGTGGTGGGGGCCATCACGCCGTGGAACTATCCGCTTCACCAGATCACGCTGAAGGTGGCGCCGGCGCTGGCGGCCGGTTGCACGGTGGTGCTCAAGCCGTCGGAGGTGGCGCCGCTCAATGCCTTTGTGCTGGCGGAGGTCATCGAAGCGGCCGGGCTGCCGCCGGGGGTGTTCAACCTCGTCACCGGCTATGGTCCGGTGGTGGGCGAGGTGCTGGCGAGCCACCCGGAGGTCGACATGGTGTCGTTCACGGGTTCGACGCGCGCGGGCAAGCGGGTGGCGGAGCTGGCCTCGCAGACGGTCAAGCGCGTGGCGCTGGAGCTGGGCGGCAAGTCGGCCGCGGTGGTCCTGGACGATGCCGACCTGGCCGCGGCGGTCAAGGGCACGCTGTCGGCGTGCTTCCTGAATTCCGGCCAGACCTGCTCGGCGCACACCCGCCTGCTGGTGCCGCGCGCCCGGTACGAGGAGGTGAAGGCCCTGGCCAAGCAATTCGCGGCGACCTACGTGCCGGGCGATCCGGCGCAGGAGACTACGCGGCTCGGCCCGCTGATCTCGGCCGCGCAGCGCGATCGCGTGCTGGGCTATATCCGCAAGGGGCTGGAGGAGGGGGCCGAGCTCATCGTCGGCGGCCCCGAGAAGCCGGAGGGCGTGTCGACCGGCTACTTTGTCCGGCCGACCGTGCTCGGCAACGTCAAGCCGTCCGATACGGTGGCGCGCGAGGAGATCTTCGGCCCGGTGCTGACCATCCTCTGCTATGACGACGAAGAGGAGGCCATCCGGATCGCCAACGACAGCATCTATGGGCTGGCCGGCGGCGTATGGTCGGGCGACGAAGCGCGGGCGATGCGTGTGGCGCGGCGTATCCGCACGGGGCAGGTGGACATCAACGGCGGGCCGTTCAACATGCTGGCGCCGTTCGGCGGCTACAAGCAGTCCGGCAACGGGCGCGAGCAAGGCCAATACGGGCTGGAGGAGTTCCTGGAGTACAAGGCGCTGCAGCTCAAGCCCGCGCAGGCGACCTGA
- a CDS encoding DUF2252 domain-containing protein, producing the protein MHDSTRAILEYNAGRDPERLTRKLAAMADDPFSFFRGTNHLYAASVADSPLLHEAPRTLVCGDLHLENYGSFKGDNGLVYFDMNDFDEALCAPFTVDLVRVLSSLQVAARSWKLADEDAHNLCRRFVDTYAAALVDGKPRWVERATAVGIVRDLLRGLRNRKRAPYLRERTVRDGNQIRLRVDGHRTLAAGRDEARRARRILEAYAQQGNGHGQRFVAVDVARRIAGTGSLGLERYVVLARPENDPDTLRLIDIKLAVPSVWAQALGVPGNVSRWSAEAARVVGVQRVSQAVSPALLRPVVYAGKGERACSYVVKSLQPTADRVALGTGKHVVADLDDALQTMAHVAAWCHLRGCGRFGTDLVERLQDYAAGTAWRKSALKLAGHGRQVALRQWREFAQDYRAARGDVHHERA; encoded by the coding sequence ATGCACGATAGCACCCGCGCCATTCTCGAATACAACGCCGGCCGCGATCCCGAGCGGCTCACCCGCAAGCTGGCCGCCATGGCCGACGATCCATTCTCGTTCTTTCGTGGCACCAACCACCTGTACGCCGCCTCGGTGGCGGATTCGCCGCTGCTGCACGAGGCGCCGCGCACCCTCGTCTGCGGCGACCTGCACCTGGAGAACTACGGCAGCTTCAAGGGCGACAACGGCCTGGTCTACTTCGACATGAATGATTTCGACGAGGCCCTGTGCGCGCCCTTCACCGTCGATCTGGTGCGCGTGCTGTCCAGCCTGCAGGTGGCGGCGCGCAGCTGGAAGCTGGCCGACGAAGATGCCCACAACCTGTGCCGCCGCTTCGTGGACACCTACGCCGCCGCGCTGGTCGACGGCAAGCCGCGCTGGGTGGAGCGCGCCACCGCCGTCGGTATCGTGCGCGATCTGCTGCGCGGGCTGCGCAACCGCAAGCGCGCGCCTTACCTGCGCGAGCGCACGGTGCGCGACGGCAACCAGATCCGGCTGCGGGTGGACGGCCACCGCACCCTCGCCGCCGGCCGGGACGAAGCCCGCCGCGCCCGGCGCATCCTGGAGGCCTACGCGCAGCAGGGCAACGGCCACGGGCAGCGCTTCGTCGCCGTGGACGTGGCGCGGCGCATTGCCGGCACGGGCAGCCTGGGGCTGGAGCGCTATGTGGTGCTGGCCCGTCCGGAGAACGATCCCGACACGCTGCGGCTGATCGACATCAAGCTGGCAGTCCCGAGCGTGTGGGCGCAGGCCCTGGGCGTGCCGGGTAACGTGTCGCGCTGGTCGGCGGAGGCGGCGCGCGTGGTGGGCGTCCAGCGCGTGTCGCAGGCGGTGTCGCCGGCGCTGCTGCGGCCGGTGGTCTACGCGGGCAAGGGCGAGCGGGCGTGCTCGTACGTGGTCAAGAGCCTGCAGCCGACCGCCGACCGCGTGGCGCTCGGCACCGGCAAGCATGTGGTCGCCGATCTGGACGATGCCCTGCAGACCATGGCCCATGTGGCGGCATGGTGCCACCTGCGCGGCTGCGGGCGCTTCGGCACCGACCTGGTCGAGCGCCTGCAGGACTACGCGGCGGGCACGGCATGGCGCAAGTCCGCGCTCAAGCTGGCCGGGCACGGGCGGCAGGTGGCGCTGCGGCAATGGCGCGAATTCGCGCAGGACTACCGCGCGGCCAGGGGCGACGTGCACCACGAGCGGGCATGA
- a CDS encoding fatty acyl-CoA reductase produces the protein MSILVTGATGFVGGAIAANLAEKGLLGETRFAVRGESTAEGLARLRANLARFELGAAVLDGLSERQIVPFDLRDAAAAELGDPEILINCAALATFSNHPALWDTNVGGVLELGRLASRGKRLKRFVHIGTAMSCGQLADRHVREAWNVPPLEQHAVPYTYSKGMAELKLREVFPELPLVVVRPSIVVGHSRLGCAPSGSIFWMLRMVAMLETFSCRLSDRVDILSVDDCAEAIVRLATRPALAHDLYHISAGDAHSECIETLYPRFKRCASPEEDAQALAGYVYQPKIEEKALARKFLRTTGDGNVRLVARAIHLYAKFASMSYVFDNTRLVAETGFQPRSLLSYLDRCLDTSESESITRQMQWDYK, from the coding sequence ATGAGTATTCTGGTCACCGGCGCGACCGGTTTTGTGGGCGGCGCCATTGCCGCCAATCTGGCGGAGAAGGGTTTGCTGGGCGAGACCCGCTTCGCGGTGCGGGGGGAATCCACCGCTGAAGGCCTGGCGCGCCTGCGCGCCAACCTGGCACGCTTCGAGCTGGGCGCGGCGGTCCTGGATGGGCTGTCCGAACGGCAGATCGTGCCGTTCGACTTGCGCGACGCCGCGGCCGCCGAGTTGGGCGATCCGGAAATCCTCATCAACTGCGCCGCGCTGGCGACGTTCTCGAACCATCCCGCGCTGTGGGACACCAACGTCGGCGGCGTGCTGGAGCTGGGCCGGCTGGCCAGCCGGGGCAAGCGGCTCAAGCGGTTCGTGCACATCGGCACGGCCATGTCATGCGGCCAGCTGGCCGACCGCCATGTGCGGGAAGCCTGGAACGTCCCGCCGCTGGAGCAGCATGCCGTGCCCTACACCTATTCCAAGGGGATGGCCGAGCTGAAGCTGCGCGAGGTATTTCCCGAGCTGCCGCTGGTGGTGGTGCGCCCGTCCATCGTGGTCGGCCACAGCCGCCTGGGGTGCGCGCCGTCGGGCAGCATCTTCTGGATGCTGCGCATGGTGGCCATGCTGGAGACCTTCAGCTGCCGCCTATCCGACCGCGTCGACATCCTGTCGGTGGACGATTGCGCCGAAGCCATCGTGCGCCTGGCGACCCGGCCCGCGCTCGCGCACGACCTGTACCACATCAGCGCCGGCGATGCCCACTCGGAATGCATCGAGACGCTGTATCCGCGCTTCAAGCGCTGCGCCAGCCCGGAAGAAGACGCGCAGGCGCTGGCCGGCTACGTGTACCAGCCCAAGATCGAAGAAAAGGCGCTGGCCCGCAAGTTCCTGCGCACGACCGGCGACGGCAACGTGCGGCTGGTGGCGCGCGCCATCCATCTGTACGCCAAGTTCGCCAGCATGAGCTACGTGTTCGACAACACGCGGCTGGTGGCGGAAACCGGCTTCCAGCCGCGCTCGCTGCTGAGCTACCTGGACCGCTGCCTGGACACCTCCGAGTCGGAGTCGATCACCCGGCAGATGCAGTGGGACTACAAATAG
- a CDS encoding glycoside hydrolase family 15 protein: MPSRIEDYALIGDCETAALVSRDGSIDWLCWPRFDSGACFAALLGTPDHGRWRIAPQGPIRAVRRRYLPGTLILETVFETDTGTASLTDLMPSRLPGTPSAREDTSDLVRIVRGLSGTVAMRMDLTLRFDYGASVPWVSRVTEETGAVSDDPCEMPGCVLRAIAGPDMVVLRTPAQVRGENLSTVAEFAVAAGEAMPFVLTHSPSHRPLPASIDAIEAQRDTEPRWRAWSGRCRGAGEWAEAIERSLITLKALTYHPTGGLVAAPTTSLPEQPGGVRNWDYRYCWLRDATLTLLALMNAGYYSEARAWRAWLERAVAGSPAQIQIMYGIAGERRLGEWTVPWLPGYEGAQPVRIGNAAAVQLQLDVYGELMDALYIARKGGLDGDAASWRLQVALMTHLEAAWQSPDEGIWEVRGPARHFTHSKVMAWVAFDRAVKTIEQFGLDGPLARWRAVRDRIHDEVCRHGYSAERGCFVQSYGSREMDAALLMLPLVGFLPASDLRIQRTVRAIEDDLLADGLVRRYRTEAVTDGLPAGEGVFLACSFWYVDNLVLQGRHDEARALFAKLLALRNDVGLLAEEYDPGSGRMLGNFPQAFSHIALVNSALALCAAADHVGQRTGT, encoded by the coding sequence ATGCCCTCAAGAATCGAAGATTACGCGCTGATCGGTGATTGCGAAACCGCCGCCCTGGTGTCTCGCGACGGCTCGATCGACTGGCTGTGCTGGCCCCGGTTCGATTCCGGCGCCTGTTTCGCCGCGCTGCTCGGCACGCCCGACCACGGCCGCTGGCGCATCGCCCCGCAAGGCCCCATCCGCGCCGTCCGCCGCCGCTACCTGCCCGGCACGCTGATCCTGGAGACCGTGTTCGAGACCGACACCGGCACCGCCAGCCTGACCGATCTGATGCCCTCCCGCCTGCCGGGCACCCCCAGCGCGCGCGAAGACACCTCCGACCTGGTGCGCATCGTGCGCGGGCTGTCAGGTACCGTCGCCATGCGCATGGACCTCACGCTGCGCTTTGACTACGGCGCCTCCGTCCCGTGGGTCAGCCGCGTGACGGAAGAAACCGGCGCCGTGTCCGACGACCCGTGCGAGATGCCCGGCTGCGTACTGCGCGCCATCGCCGGCCCCGACATGGTGGTGCTGCGCACGCCGGCGCAGGTGCGCGGCGAGAACCTGTCCACCGTCGCCGAGTTTGCCGTGGCAGCCGGCGAGGCGATGCCCTTCGTGCTGACGCATTCGCCATCGCACCGGCCGCTGCCCGCATCGATCGATGCCATCGAAGCCCAGCGCGACACGGAGCCTCGCTGGCGCGCCTGGTCCGGCCGCTGCCGGGGCGCCGGCGAATGGGCCGAGGCCATCGAGCGCTCCCTCATCACGCTCAAGGCGCTGACCTATCACCCGACCGGCGGCCTGGTGGCCGCGCCCACCACCTCCTTGCCCGAACAGCCCGGCGGCGTGCGCAACTGGGACTACCGCTACTGCTGGCTGCGCGATGCCACCCTGACCCTGCTCGCGCTGATGAACGCGGGCTACTACAGCGAAGCCCGCGCCTGGCGCGCATGGCTGGAGCGCGCGGTGGCCGGCAGCCCGGCGCAGATCCAGATCATGTACGGCATCGCCGGCGAACGCCGCCTGGGTGAGTGGACCGTGCCGTGGCTGCCCGGCTACGAAGGCGCGCAGCCGGTGCGCATCGGCAACGCGGCGGCCGTGCAACTGCAGCTGGACGTGTACGGCGAGCTGATGGACGCGCTCTACATCGCCCGCAAGGGCGGCCTGGACGGCGACGCGGCCTCCTGGCGCCTGCAGGTCGCGCTGATGACGCACCTCGAAGCCGCCTGGCAGTCGCCCGACGAGGGGATCTGGGAGGTGCGCGGCCCGGCGCGGCATTTCACGCATTCCAAGGTGATGGCGTGGGTCGCGTTCGACCGCGCGGTCAAGACCATCGAACAGTTCGGCCTGGACGGCCCGCTGGCCCGCTGGCGGGCCGTGCGCGACCGCATCCACGACGAGGTCTGCCGCCACGGCTACAGTGCCGAACGCGGCTGCTTCGTGCAGAGCTACGGCAGCCGCGAAATGGATGCCGCCCTGCTGATGCTGCCGCTGGTCGGTTTCCTGCCTGCATCCGATCTGCGCATCCAGCGCACCGTGCGCGCCATCGAAGACGACCTGCTGGCCGACGGCCTGGTGCGCCGCTATCGCACCGAAGCCGTGACGGACGGACTGCCCGCCGGCGAAGGCGTGTTCCTCGCCTGCAGCTTCTGGTACGTCGACAACCTCGTGCTGCAGGGCCGCCACGACGAAGCCCGGGCGCTGTTCGCCAAGCTGCTCGCGCTGCGCAACGACGTGGGCCTGCTGGCCGAGGAATACGATCCCGGCTCGGGCCGCATGCTCGGCAACTTCCCGCAGGCGTTCTCGCATATCGCGCTGGTGAACTCGGCGCTGGCGCTGTGCGCGGCGGCCGATCACGTCGGCCAGCGCACCGGCACCTGA
- a CDS encoding DUF1289 domain-containing protein yields the protein MTDPTAFFPPSGNDVDSDAGSAPSGTLFSRPDSPCIGICSTLFDEVCQGCGRTALEVSNWVFMSDDERNAVWTRILTEGSAQGFNPDGSRR from the coding sequence ATGACCGATCCGACCGCCTTCTTCCCGCCTTCCGGCAACGATGTCGACAGCGATGCCGGCAGTGCGCCCAGCGGCACCCTGTTCAGCCGCCCGGACAGCCCGTGCATCGGCATCTGCTCGACGCTCTTCGACGAGGTCTGCCAGGGGTGCGGCCGCACCGCGCTCGAAGTCAGCAACTGGGTGTTCATGTCCGACGACGAGCGCAATGCGGTCTGGACCCGCATCCTCACCGAGGGCTCCGCGCAGGGCTTCAACCCCGACGGCAGCCGCCGCTGA